A DNA window from Streptomyces sp. B21-083 contains the following coding sequences:
- a CDS encoding class I SAM-dependent methyltransferase: MSPAPKATLPPETDGFHEPRREDCPWCGSKRLRTRLRSPDLRQRGQRGPGTFVVDECRDCAHAFQNPRLTAEGLALHHQDLPEAPHPVAPRRHRAAARAMLAFREPESWLDVGTGEGAFPAAAKRCFPYTAFDGVDTSRLVQKARTAGHIEEAYRGRLTDPAIVNRLRARYDVVSMFHHLEHTPDPREELRAALSALRPGGHLLIEVPDPHCAFGTLLGKWWPWYAQPRHLHLMPLANLVAELESQHCTIIATDRREPHIPYDLTGALSLALTRALPARRTLLLRAAIPFLTLATALDHTLAPVLRRTRFANTYRIIARRNETTR; this comes from the coding sequence ATGTCCCCCGCCCCGAAGGCGACCCTCCCACCGGAGACCGACGGGTTCCACGAGCCGCGCCGGGAGGACTGCCCCTGGTGCGGTTCCAAGCGGCTGCGCACCCGCCTGCGCTCGCCCGACCTACGGCAGCGCGGGCAGCGAGGCCCGGGCACGTTCGTCGTCGACGAGTGCCGTGACTGCGCCCACGCCTTCCAGAACCCGCGCCTCACCGCGGAGGGCCTCGCCCTCCACCACCAGGACCTGCCCGAGGCCCCCCACCCCGTCGCGCCCCGCAGGCACCGCGCGGCGGCCCGGGCGATGCTCGCCTTCCGTGAACCGGAGAGCTGGCTCGACGTCGGGACAGGCGAGGGTGCCTTCCCGGCGGCGGCGAAGCGCTGTTTCCCGTACACGGCCTTCGACGGCGTGGACACCAGCCGCCTCGTCCAGAAGGCCCGTACCGCAGGCCACATCGAGGAGGCGTACCGGGGCCGCCTCACCGACCCGGCCATCGTCAACCGACTGCGGGCCCGCTACGACGTCGTCAGCATGTTCCATCACCTGGAACACACCCCGGATCCTCGCGAGGAACTCCGGGCGGCCCTCAGCGCCCTGCGCCCCGGCGGCCACCTCCTGATCGAAGTCCCGGACCCGCACTGCGCGTTCGGCACCCTGCTGGGAAAGTGGTGGCCCTGGTACGCCCAGCCCCGCCACCTCCACCTCATGCCGCTGGCCAACCTGGTGGCGGAACTGGAGTCCCAGCACTGCACGATCATCGCGACGGACCGCCGAGAACCCCACATCCCGTACGACCTGACGGGCGCCCTCTCCCTGGCCCTCACCCGCGCCCTCCCGGCCCGCCGCACCCTTCTGCTCCGAGCGGCGATCCCGTTCCTGACGCTGGCCACAGCCCTGGACCACACCCTGGCCCCCGTCCTCCGCAGAACCCGCTTCGCGAACACCTACCGAATCATCGCGAGAAGAAACGAGACGACGAGATAG